The Argentina anserina chromosome 3, drPotAnse1.1, whole genome shotgun sequence genome includes a region encoding these proteins:
- the LOC126788893 gene encoding C2 domain-containing protein At1g53590 produces MDISESSILHHVGFVLFVLWLLSHYNCCHPVAYFVSLIYLYLIHERYVTRLRKKLQFEERRQSNQRRVLTDSETLRWLNQALEKIWPICIEQIASQKILLPIIPWFLGKYKPWTAKEAVVQHLYLGRNAPMLTDIRVIRHSNDDDHVVLELGLSFMTADDMIAVLAVKMRKRLGFGMWAKLHITGMHVEGKLLIGVRFLRKWPFLGRVRICFVEPPYFQMTVKPIFTHGLDVTVLPGIAGWLEKLLSIAFEQTLVEPNMLVVDMEKFVSPQQESWFSVNEKEPLGHVRVEVIEASDMKAADLNGFSDPYVKGQLGLYRFRTKVQKKTLAPNWHEEFKIPIITWDSSSVLSIEVLDKDRFVDDSLGSCSINIDEYRDGQRHDLWLPLQNIKTGRLHLAVTVLEDNPKGDDNPNVQETPNVEDERRRFANDTSNKNSFSSASSEKFDKWVDNFEPIDVDGQRETGIWVHHPGSEVSQTWESRKGRSRLLDNEIQNDSFGHSSVTSVSPDNDDGGTEKNQEDKRGMRTVRKGLNKIRSVFHKNSKKENGSSSFKETVPAGHANLQEVSAKDVAVRFIVEDDLSNPQGGKGLKEGVVSTGGSGLEEKHKALDKAKSFLKPAKKSRDFRKCQSDSYKGRASRTSEDFNSSGEDDTSPKQLK; encoded by the exons atggacATTTCGGAGAGTTCAATCTTACACCATGTGGGATTTGTGTTATTTGTGCTTTGGTTGCTTTCTCACTACAATTGCTGCCACCCAGTTGCCTACTTTGTCTCTCTGATCTATCTCTACCTG ATTCATGAGCGGTATGTTACGagattgagaaagaaactACAATTTGAGGAAAGAAGACAGTCTAATCAGAGAAGg GTACTCACTGATTCTGAAACATTGCGATGGTTGAACCAAGCACTTGAAAAGATATGGCCTATATGTATAGAACAGATTGCTTCACAGAAGATTCTCCTCCCTATTATACCTTGGTTTTTGGGGAAGTACAAACCATGGACTGCC AAGGAAGCAGTAGTTCAACACCTTTACTTGGGACGAAATGCACCTATGCTCACAGATATCAGAGTTATTCGACATTCTAATGATGATGATCACGTG GTTTTGGAGTTGGGACTGAGTTTTATGACAGCTGATGATATGATTGCAGTACTCGCTGTGAAGATGAGGAAAAGACTGGGTTTTGGCATGTGGGCAAAGCTGCATATTACAGGCATGCATGTTGAAGGCAAG CTTTTGATTGGGGTCAGGTTTCTTCGTAAGTGGCCTTTCCTTGGCCGTGTGCGGATATGCTTTGTTGAACCTCCATATTTTCAGATGACTGTCAAGCCTATTTTTACACATGGCCTTGATGTTACTGTACTTCCAGGAATTGCAGGGTGGCTG GAAAAGCTTCTTTCCATTGCCTTTGAGCAGACCCTTGTAGAg CCAAATATGCTGGTTGTTGACATGGAGAAATTCGTCTCACCACAGCAAG AGAGTTGGTTCTCTGTGAATGAGAAGGAGCCTCTTGGACATGTTAGAGTGGAAGTCATTGAAGCATCTGACATGAAAGCTGCAGATCTAAATG gATTTTCTGATCCTTATGTCAAGGGTCAGTTGGGCCTCTACCGGTTTAGGACCAAGGTACAAAAGAAAACACTGGCTCCAAACTGGCATGAAGAATTCAAGATCCCCATTATTACATGGGATTCATCTAGTGTGCTATCTATTGAAGTTCTTGACAAGGACCGGTTTGTGGATGATTCCCTTGG ATCGTGCTCCATTAACATTGATGAGTATAGGGATGGCCAGAGGCATGACTTGTGGTTGCCTCTTCAGAATATCAAAACAGGAAGGCTTCATCTCGCAGTAACTGTGCTGGAGGATAATCCTAAG GGTGATGATAATCCAAATGTTCAGGAAACACCAAATGTGGAAGATGAAAGGAGAAGGTTTGCCAATGACACTAGTAATAAAAATTCCTTCTCATCTGCATCATCAGAAAAGTTTGACAAATGGGTAGATAACTTTGAGCCAATTGATGTTGATGGGCAAAGAGAGACTGGTATATGGGTCCATCACCCAGGAAGTGAAGTTTCACAAACTTGGGAGAGTAGAAAAGGAAGGAGTCGGCTCCTTGATAATGAGATTCAGAATGATAGTTTTGGCCACAGTTCAGTCACCTCTGTCTCCCCAGATAATGATGACGGTGGCACTGAAAAGAATCAGGAGGATAAACGTGGGATGAGAACAGTTCGCAAGGGTCTGAACAAGATACGATCAGTATTCCACAAGAATTCTAAAAAGGAGAATGGTTCAAGCAGCTTTAAAGAGACAGTTCCAGCTGGACATGCTAATCTTCAGGAAGTTAGTGCAAAAGATGTTGCGGTAAGATTTATCGTGGAGGATGATCTTTCCAACCCTCAGGGGGGTAAGGGTTTGAAGGAAGGGGTTGTCAGTACTGGAGGGAGTGGTTTAGAGGAAAAACACAAGGCTTTAGACAAGGCAAAGAGTTTCCTTAAACCTGCAAAAAAATCTCGAGATTTTAGGAAGTGTCAAAGTGATTCTTATAAAGGGAGGGCAAGCAGAACTTCAGAAGACTTCAACTCTTCTGGTGAGGATGATACCTCTCCAAAACAGTTGAAATGA
- the LOC126787007 gene encoding NAC domain-containing protein JA2-like, with product MAVHDDPPPGYRFRPDTEQLLVHYLRPKLDGEDFPEGLVPFCDLYGDQEPWEIWENFNGTSEKDKDRKDLYFITQNKIKTLKSRRKSRTIGKGGTWKGQDAAKNVLSASWRVIGKRRRFHYEKTGSEASEHNARWLMHEFELDASLLRDKRKAKDYVLCILRKNDKPAKDPKEEGQEGKESEDVDNGDDLEDEDHSDHHEPDFVKQPVQTSSTTQITDLLTLNQAAKQFEEYLKKKIAVQATKK from the coding sequence ATGGCAGTTCATGATGATCCTCCTCCGGGCTACAGGTTTAGACCTGACACAGAGCAACTCCTTGTTCATTACCTTCGTCCCAAACTCGACGGAGAAGACTTTCCCGAAGGGCTTGTTCCTTTCTGcgatctctatggggatcaaGAACCATGGGAGATATGGGAAAATTTCAATGGAACATCAGAGAAAGACAAAGATAGAAAAGACCTCTACTTCATTACTCAAAACAAGATCAAGACTCTGAAGAGCAGGCGCAAAAGCCGAACAATCGGCAAAGGCGGCACCTGGAAAGGCCAAGACGCCGCGAAGAATGTACTTTCGGCTTCTTGGAGGGTTATTGGCAAGAGAAGAAGATTTCATTACGAAAAGACGGGCTCGGAGGCGTCGGAGCACAATGCTCGGTGGCTCATGCACGAGTTTGAACTAGATGCATCTTTACTGCGTGACAAACGTAAAGCAAAGGATTATGTTCTTTGTATTCTTAGAAAGAATGATAAACCGGCGAAAGatccaaaagaagaaggacaAGAGGGTAAAGAATCAGAAGATGTCGACAATGGTGATGATTTGGAAGATGAAGACCACTCAGACCATCATGAACCTGACTTCGTTAAACAACCTGTACAGACCAGTAGTACTACTCAAATAACAGACCTACTTACGCTCAATCAAGCTGCGAAACAGTTTGAGGAATACCTGAAGAAAAAGATTGCTGTGCAGGCTACGAAAAAGTAA
- the LOC126788347 gene encoding stemmadenine O-acetyltransferase-like: protein MMDLEMKVEVIHRERIRPISPTPHHLRVFSLSVFDQFSPAVHFPLLLFYPNNIEPSEVNNIDPQCSVVERTKLLKRSLSDTLTRFYPFAGTIHDHASICCNDQGAVFLEAQVNCSMSRVLNEPDLELLKELIPKLESISEGETGYDLLNIQANFFECGGIAIGFHVSHKMIDAYTLSKFINSWAAATSLGFSTSDHNVVLPSYQYLGAASHYPPLALFEPPPQFGELAKEKCITKRFMFESSKIACLKSEAASAAVKNPTRVEVVSALIWKTAMRASSANSCSVRPSSTWLQIVNMRNIITQPSAENLMGNLLGFYAATSTREGERNDDLQGLVAAMRKGSEELKVKYGTKCVSGEDVSKLLIKYGEQMQKNDVECYCSTSWCRFPFYKADFGWGKPLMSIPATIELKNLITLMDTSDGGGIEVRLTLKEEDMAMFENNEELLAYASINPTLT from the coding sequence ATGATGGACTTGGAGATGAAGGTTGAAGTTATTCACAGAGAAAGAATTAGACCAATCTCTCCAACTCCTCACCACCTTAGAGTTTTCAGCCTCTCAGTTTTCGATCAGTTTTCTCCTGCAGTTCATTTCCCATTACTTCTTTTCTACCCCAATAACATTGAACCTTCTGAGGTCAATAATATTGATCCACAATGTTCGGTAGTTGAAAGAACCAAGCTTCTGAAAAGATCACTCTCTGACACCCTAACTCGCTTCTACCCTTTTGCAGGAACAATCCACGATCATGCTTCAATCTGTTGCAATGACCAAGGAGCTGTGTTTCTTGAAGCTCAGGTCAACTGTTCCATGTCAAGGGTCCTTAACGAACCCGATCTTGAGTTACTAAAGGAGTTGATTCCGAAGTTAGAATCTATCAGTGAAGGAGAAACAGGCTATGATCTTCTAAATATTCAGGCCAACTTCTTCGAGTGCGGTGGGATCGCAATTGGATTCCACGTTTCACATAAGATGATTGACGCCTACACACTCAGCAAATTCATCAATAGTTGGGCTGCAGCAACTTCCCTTGGCTTTAGTACCAGTGACCATAACGTAGTCCTTCCTTCATATCAATATCTTGGTGCAGCTTCTCATTACCCGCCACTGGCATTGTTCGAGCCCCCGCCGCAGTTTGGGGAACTTGCTAAAGAGAAGTGCATAACAAAGAGGTTCATGTTCGAATCCTCAAAAATCGCATGTCTCAAGTCTGAAGCTGCCAGTGCTGCAGTGAAAAATCCCACGCGCGTCGAAGTCGTGTCAGCTCTGATTTGGAAAACTGCTATGAGAGCATCAAGTGCGAACTCGTGTTCTGTTAGACCGTCATCAACATGGTTACAAATTGTGAATATGCGGAATATAATTACGCAGCCGTCTGCTGAGAACTTGATGGGAAACCTTTTGGGATTCTATGCAGCAACATCAACGAGAGAAGGTGAAAGAAATGATGATCTTCAGGGCTTAGTTGCTGCAATGAGGAAGGGGTCTGAGGAACTTAAGGTGAAGTATGGTACTAAATGTGTAAGCGGGGAAGATGTAAGTAAACTCTTGATAAAGTATGGGGAGCAGATGCAAAAGAATGACGTAGAGTGCTATTGTTCTACCAGTTGGTGCAGGTTTCCATTCTATAAAGCCGATTTTGGATGGGGAAAGCCATTGATGAGTATTCCTGCTACTATTGAACTCAAGAATTTGATCACGTTGATGGATACGAGTGATGGAGGTGGCATAGAAGTGCGCTTGACTTTGAAAGAAGAGGACATGGCCATGTTTGAAAACAATGAGGAGCTACTCGCATATGCTTCTATAAATCCGACTCTCACCTAG
- the LOC126788418 gene encoding stemmadenine O-acetyltransferase-like encodes MSLEVKVEVFHNERITPSFLTPHHLKSFSISILDQFSPSIHFPVILFYPNTNDIHEVNNIDHQCLVVERTKLLKRSLSETLSRFYPFAGRIQGQALVCCNDKGAMFLEAQVNCPMSRALDNPDLGFVKELLPNLQYAEGDSGHDLLLVQANCFECGGIAIGFNISHKIIDAFTLSTFLNSWSATCHGLQLPPHQYVGVASRFPGLQSFKPQLRVLKISTERCITRRLLFESSKIESLKTKAASAAVQNPTRVEVVSALIWKCAMKASTSNSDSARPSSSAWLQTVNMRKILAQPSVENLMGNLLGFFPAISRKEEGEVDFQGLVAAMRKGFEELKVKFGTDGIGVDDVSRHLQEYGELLQKDDLECYCSTSWCRLPFHETNFGWGKPLISCPAMVDLKNLTTLMDTSDGSGIAARVTLKEDDMAIFENNEELLAYASVNPGVV; translated from the coding sequence ATGAGCTTAGAGGTGAAAGTTGAAGTTTTTCACAATGAAAGAATTACACCCTCCTTTTTAACTCCTCACCACCTTAAAAGTTTCAGCATCTCAATTTTGGATCAGTTTTCTCCTTCAATTCATTTCCCCGTGATTCTCTTCTATCCCAACACTAATGATATTCATGAGGTCAATAATATTGATCATCAATGTCTGGTTGTTGAAAGAACCAAGCTTCTGAAAAGATCACTGTCTGAAACTCTATCTCGCTTCTACCCCTTTGCGGGAAGGATCCAGGGTCAAGCTTTAGTCTGTTGCAATGACAAGGGAGCTATGTTTCTTGAAGCTCAAGTCAACTGTCCCATGTCAAGGGCTCTGGACAATCCCGATCTTGGTTTTGTAAAAGAGTTGCTACCTAATTTACAATATGCTGAAGGAGACTCTGGCCATGATCTGCTACTAGTCCAGGCCAATTGCTTTGAATGCGGTGGAATAGCGATCGGGTTCAACATTTCACATAAGATCATTGATGCCTTCACACTTAGCACATTCCTCAACAGTTGGTCTGCAACTTGCCATGGTCTGCAACTTCCTCCGCATCAATATGTTGGTGTAGCTTCTCGTTTCCCCGGACTGCAGTCGTTCAAGCCACAGCTACGAGTTCTGAAGATTTCTACAGAAAGGTGTATAACAAGGAGACTTCTGTTTGAATCTTCAAAGATCGAGTCTCTAAAGACCAAAGCTGCAAGTGCTGCCGTGCAAAACCCTACTCGAGTTGAAGTTGTGTCAGCACTGATATGGAAATGTGCGATGAAGGCATCAACTTCAAACTCGGATTCTGCTAGACCATCATCTTCTGCATGGCTGCAAACTGTGAACATGCGGAAAATATTGGCTCAACCTTCTGTGGAGAACTTGATGGGGAACCTTTTGGGGTTCTTTCCAGCAATATCAAGGAAAGAGGAAGGTGAGGTTGATTTTCAAGGCTTGGTTGCTGCAATGAGGAAGGGATTCGAGGAACTTAAGGTGAAGTTTGGTACTGACGGTATTGGGGTGGACGATGTAAGTAGACACCTGCAAGAGTATGGAGAATTGTTGCAGAAGGATGATTTAGAGTGTTATTGCTCTACCAGTTGGTGCAGGTTGCCATTTCATGAAACTAATTTTGGATGGGGGAAGCCATTGATTAGTTGTCCTGCAATGGTAGATCTCAAGAATTTGACTACGTTGATGGATACCAGTGATGGGAGTGGCATAGCAGCGCGCGTGACTTTGAAAGAAGACGACATGGCCATATTCGAAAACAATGAAGAGCTGCTTGCATATGCTTCTGTAAATCCCGGTGTCGTATAG